In a genomic window of beta proteobacterium MWH-UniP1:
- a CDS encoding nucleotide sugar dehydrogenase, giving the protein MNLQNRTIAVIGLGYVGLPLAVEFGKKRRVIGFDINIDRIAELQAGHDHTLEVSERELCEAKHLTFTSDPGSLRSTRDNGNDESMVFIVTVPTPVDKANRPDLTPLIKASETVGQLLKAGDVVIYESTVYPGATEEVCVPILERESGLKYLSQDNHTPTDHNSNETGFYCGYSPERINPGDKTHRLPDIKKVTSGSTPEIAEAVDALYQEIITAGPHKASSIRVAEAAKVIENAQRDLNIAFVNELSVIFNRMSIDTTEVLTAAATKWNFLPFKPGLVGGHCIGVDPYYLTHKAQELGYRPQVILSGRAINDNMGRYAARNVIRLMLKNGINVANAAVGVLGVTFKENCPDVRNSKVIDIIQELQHWGLTVKVMDPWANAQEVQQEYGLALEQITPGSKVDSLIVAVAHIQFAQLPLSDLRALCGAHSRPVIADLKALYDRKDLAAQGFEVFRL; this is encoded by the coding sequence ATGAATCTTCAAAACCGCACCATCGCTGTTATCGGTCTGGGCTATGTGGGTTTGCCACTGGCGGTAGAGTTTGGCAAGAAGCGCCGGGTGATTGGCTTTGACATTAATATCGATCGAATCGCCGAGCTTCAGGCTGGACATGACCACACCCTGGAGGTGTCAGAGCGGGAACTGTGCGAGGCCAAGCATCTGACGTTTACTTCTGACCCTGGATCGCTTCGCTCCACTCGGGATAACGGGAATGACGAATCCATGGTCTTCATTGTGACTGTGCCTACGCCGGTCGATAAAGCCAACCGGCCTGACCTGACTCCGCTGATTAAGGCAAGCGAGACAGTGGGCCAGTTACTAAAAGCCGGGGACGTGGTGATTTACGAGTCGACCGTATATCCGGGTGCTACCGAAGAGGTTTGTGTGCCGATCTTGGAGAGAGAATCTGGCCTCAAATACCTGAGCCAAGATAACCACACGCCCACCGACCATAACAGCAATGAAACCGGCTTTTATTGCGGTTATTCCCCCGAACGTATAAACCCCGGCGACAAGACTCACCGCTTGCCCGACATCAAAAAAGTAACCAGCGGCTCCACGCCAGAAATTGCTGAGGCGGTAGACGCCCTCTATCAAGAAATCATCACTGCCGGCCCCCACAAGGCCAGCTCCATTAGAGTGGCCGAGGCCGCCAAGGTCATTGAAAATGCGCAGCGCGACTTAAACATTGCGTTTGTTAACGAGCTCTCGGTGATCTTTAATCGCATGAGCATTGACACCACCGAGGTGCTCACCGCTGCTGCCACGAAGTGGAACTTTCTGCCCTTTAAGCCCGGTTTGGTGGGCGGGCACTGCATTGGCGTGGACCCGTATTATTTAACCCACAAGGCCCAAGAGCTCGGTTACCGCCCGCAAGTGATCCTTTCTGGTCGCGCCATTAACGACAACATGGGGCGCTACGCCGCGCGCAATGTTATTCGTCTCATGCTTAAAAACGGCATTAATGTGGCCAATGCCGCCGTGGGTGTGCTGGGTGTTACCTTTAAAGAAAACTGCCCCGATGTGCGCAATAGTAAAGTCATTGACATTATTCAAGAGCTACAACACTGGGGGCTAACGGTTAAGGTCATGGACCCTTGGGCCAACGCGCAAGAAGTGCAGCAGGAATATGGCCTTGCGCTGGAGCAGATTACACCCGGGAGCAAGGTCGATTCGCTGATCGTTGCTGTGGCCCACATCCAGTTTGCGCAGTTACCGCTGAGTGACCTTAGGGCGCTGTGCGGCGCCCACAGCAGGCCTGTGATTGCGGATCTAAAGGCTCTGTACGATCGCAAAGATTTGGCGGCGCAGGGGTTTGAGGTGTTTCGGCTTTGA
- a CDS encoding Gfo/Idh/MocA family oxidoreductase, translating to MLNFALVGCGRIAKRHSELLGLKQIKGAQLVAVCDLVEGKAKKIGEQFSVPYYVDMHKMMQKENVDVVVVLTESGNHAKNVVALAKYGKHVIVEKPMALTLDDADSMIEACDKAGGKLFVVKQNRFNVPVVKLREALEQGRFGKLVLGTVRVRWCRPQDYYDQAPWRGTWAMDGGVLTNQASHHVDMLEWVMGDVESVFARSATALAKIEAEDTAVVTLKFRNGALGVIEATTAARPKDLEGSISVLGEGGTVEIGGFAVNKMKTWSFVEPRLGDEDVMEKYSVNPPNVYGFGHQAYYEHVVDCIRNNGPHLVDGLIGRKSLELINAIYESIETGGEVFLRFRPKHCKLGGIF from the coding sequence ATGTTGAATTTTGCCCTGGTGGGCTGTGGTCGAATAGCGAAACGTCACTCAGAATTACTTGGTCTCAAACAGATAAAGGGGGCGCAGTTAGTAGCAGTTTGTGATCTTGTCGAGGGAAAAGCGAAGAAAATTGGTGAGCAATTTTCGGTTCCTTATTACGTAGATATGCATAAGATGATGCAAAAGGAAAATGTGGATGTCGTTGTCGTTTTGACCGAAAGCGGCAATCACGCTAAGAATGTTGTGGCGCTAGCAAAATACGGCAAGCATGTCATCGTTGAAAAACCTATGGCGTTAACACTTGATGATGCCGACTCAATGATTGAGGCCTGTGACAAAGCCGGCGGAAAATTATTTGTAGTCAAACAAAATAGATTTAATGTTCCCGTTGTGAAGCTGCGCGAGGCTCTGGAACAGGGCCGATTTGGAAAGTTGGTCTTGGGTACGGTTCGTGTGCGCTGGTGTCGTCCGCAGGACTATTATGACCAAGCTCCTTGGAGGGGGACTTGGGCAATGGATGGCGGTGTTTTGACAAATCAGGCGAGCCACCATGTCGACATGCTTGAGTGGGTTATGGGCGATGTAGAAAGTGTGTTTGCCCGCAGTGCCACCGCGCTAGCAAAGATTGAGGCGGAAGATACGGCGGTGGTGACACTGAAGTTTCGCAACGGTGCGCTTGGCGTGATTGAGGCGACTACAGCCGCCCGTCCGAAAGATTTGGAGGGATCTATTTCGGTCTTGGGTGAGGGCGGAACGGTAGAAATAGGAGGATTCGCAGTCAATAAGATGAAGACATGGAGTTTTGTAGAGCCTAGACTTGGTGACGAAGACGTTATGGAAAAATATTCGGTCAACCCACCTAATGTATACGGCTTCGGACACCAAGCTTACTATGAGCACGTGGTTGACTGTATCCGCAACAACGGTCCACATCTTGTAGATGGCCTTATCGGCAGAAAGAGTCTTGAACTCATTAATGCGATATATGAATCGATTGAAACAGGTGGAGAAGTTTTCCTTCGGTTCCGGCCGAAGCATTGCAAGCTCGGTGGGATATTTTGA
- a CDS encoding acyltransferase, with translation MNQPKIKESGIVNVKFGDNVTIVNPVNLYGCAIGSDVFIGPFVEIQKDVNIGDRTKIQSHAFICELVDIGEGCFVGHGVMFINDAFAKGGPARGDKSLWKQTKVGNNVSIGSNATILPVAVCDNVIIGAGSVVTKDINLSGVYAGNPARLIKTLSN, from the coding sequence TTGAATCAACCCAAGATCAAAGAGTCTGGGATTGTCAACGTTAAATTTGGCGATAACGTGACTATCGTCAATCCAGTCAACCTTTATGGTTGCGCAATTGGCAGTGATGTATTCATTGGACCTTTTGTTGAGATTCAAAAAGATGTAAACATCGGCGATCGCACCAAGATACAGTCTCACGCCTTCATTTGTGAGTTGGTCGACATAGGGGAAGGTTGCTTCGTCGGTCACGGTGTTATGTTCATTAATGATGCCTTTGCGAAGGGTGGTCCAGCAAGGGGCGATAAGTCACTCTGGAAGCAAACCAAAGTCGGTAATAATGTTTCAATTGGGAGCAATGCCACAATTCTCCCGGTTGCTGTATGCGATAACGTAATCATTGGCGCAGGCTCCGTCGTGACTAAAGACATAAATTTATCTGGGGTTTATGCCGGCAATCCAGCAAGGCTCATCAAGACCCTATCGAATTAA
- a CDS encoding DegT/DnrJ/EryC1/StrS family aminotransferase codes for MNTQIPFVDLYAQYQTIKAEIDFVISDVIQKSLFVRGPYVDKFEQMFADMMQRKYCVSCANGTDSLYVAMVALGVRPGDEIIVPAHSWISTSETITQAGGRVVFCDTDEETFTLDTKSIEAKITPNTVGIIPVHLYGQAADMESVMAIAKKHNLWVLEDCAQAHLARYKGKLVGTFGNVASFSFYPGKNLGAMGDAGAVVTNDQALAEKMAMFARHGGLKKGDHKIEGINSRLDGLQAAILTVKLPYLAEWTALRQERAARYYDRLSKINGLDTPKCAEGREHVWHLYVVKHEKRDELLKFLADREIQTVINYPTALPFLPAYSRYGHVAEEFPNAYHNQSRILSLPMYPEITTGQIDLVVRAVREFCAKA; via the coding sequence ATGAACACTCAAATTCCTTTTGTAGATCTCTATGCGCAATATCAAACAATAAAAGCAGAAATCGACTTTGTGATCAGCGATGTAATCCAAAAATCACTATTTGTCCGCGGACCTTATGTAGACAAGTTTGAGCAGATGTTCGCCGATATGATGCAGCGTAAATATTGTGTCTCTTGTGCAAATGGAACAGACTCTCTTTACGTGGCTATGGTCGCGTTAGGTGTTAGGCCAGGCGATGAGATCATTGTCCCTGCTCATTCATGGATATCGACATCAGAGACCATAACCCAAGCTGGAGGGAGAGTGGTTTTTTGCGACACAGACGAGGAGACATTCACGCTTGATACTAAAAGTATCGAAGCGAAAATAACACCCAATACAGTGGGAATCATTCCAGTGCATCTTTACGGTCAAGCTGCAGATATGGAAAGCGTAATGGCTATCGCTAAGAAGCATAATTTATGGGTTTTGGAAGATTGTGCCCAGGCTCATCTTGCGCGCTACAAAGGCAAATTGGTTGGCACGTTCGGTAATGTTGCTTCGTTCTCCTTCTACCCCGGTAAGAATCTGGGTGCAATGGGCGATGCGGGTGCGGTCGTTACTAACGACCAGGCGCTGGCGGAAAAAATGGCAATGTTCGCTCGTCACGGTGGCTTGAAAAAAGGCGATCATAAAATCGAAGGCATCAACAGCAGACTAGACGGCCTACAGGCCGCAATCCTTACGGTTAAATTACCGTACTTAGCTGAATGGACAGCGTTACGCCAAGAGCGGGCCGCTCGCTATTATGATCGGCTATCCAAAATCAATGGCCTTGACACTCCAAAGTGCGCTGAAGGTCGTGAACACGTTTGGCACCTGTATGTTGTTAAACATGAGAAAAGAGATGAACTGTTGAAGTTTCTTGCAGACCGTGAAATTCAGACCGTCATCAACTATCCGACCGCACTGCCTTTTCTACCTGCATACAGCCGTTACGGCCATGTGGCAGAAGAGTTCCCCAATGCGTACCACAATCAATCGCGAATTTTATCGCTTCCAATGTATCCGGAAATCACTACTGGGCAAATTGACCTTGTGGTAAGAGCGGTCAGGGAATTTTGTGCTAAAGCCTAA
- a CDS encoding ABC transporter ATP-binding protein: protein MINPAIKRLWAHIAPRRKKQLGLLLIIMVIASFAEVVSIGAVLPFLGALMSPEKVFANEYIQPTISILEITKPNQLLLPLTLLFILATIFSAGMRLALIWVQTRLGHAIGADLSVQTYEKTLYQPYSVHASRNSSDVIAGISGKISSVVYNTLLPLLTAVSSSLILATIMAALIAIDPVVAFITFGGFGTVYAIIMVLSRKRLTQNSQRISCESNQVVKALQEGLGGIRDVLIDGTQAVYCKIYRSADLPLRRAQANNQIIGAWPRFLLEALGIALIALLAYALTGREGGVAAAIPLLGALAIGAQRLLPVLQQLYGSWSSLRGGQASLNDVLDLIEQPLPTYARKLSSEPIPFNQSITLNNISFRYSDQTPWVLQDINLEIPKGARVGFMGSTGSGKSTLLDVLMALLQPGKGSLAIDDTTITEQNFRGWQAHIAHVPQSIFLADTTITENIAFGVPPEQIDYQRVERAAQQAQIAKTIESWEKGYNTFVGERGVRLSGGQRQRIGIARALYKQADVIVFDEATSALDNETESAVIETINSLGQDLTILMVAHRLSTFKSCDAVYRLEAGRITDSGSSKDILELKKLMSANEK from the coding sequence ATGATTAACCCCGCCATCAAACGCCTCTGGGCCCACATAGCCCCGCGCCGAAAGAAGCAACTCGGTTTGCTTCTAATAATTATGGTGATCGCCTCCTTCGCAGAGGTTGTAAGCATTGGCGCAGTGCTGCCGTTCCTTGGCGCCCTTATGTCGCCGGAAAAGGTCTTTGCCAACGAATACATTCAGCCAACCATTTCGATTCTTGAAATTACCAAGCCAAATCAATTGCTCCTGCCGCTGACCCTGCTTTTCATCCTGGCTACCATTTTTTCTGCGGGCATGCGTCTTGCCCTTATTTGGGTTCAGACTAGGCTTGGTCATGCAATTGGCGCTGACCTGAGTGTTCAAACTTACGAAAAAACTTTATATCAGCCGTATTCAGTGCACGCCTCCCGCAACAGTAGTGACGTAATCGCGGGAATCTCAGGCAAGATTAGCTCGGTTGTTTACAATACCCTATTACCGTTACTTACTGCAGTAAGCTCGTCCTTGATACTTGCAACCATTATGGCGGCGCTTATTGCCATTGACCCTGTTGTGGCCTTTATCACTTTTGGCGGGTTCGGCACTGTCTACGCCATAATCATGGTGTTATCTCGCAAGCGGCTTACCCAAAACAGCCAGCGCATTAGCTGCGAGTCGAACCAGGTGGTAAAAGCCTTACAGGAAGGGCTTGGTGGAATACGCGATGTTTTGATTGATGGCACGCAGGCGGTCTATTGCAAGATCTACCGCTCTGCAGATCTGCCTTTAAGGAGGGCGCAGGCGAACAATCAGATTATCGGCGCTTGGCCAAGGTTTTTACTTGAAGCCCTGGGCATTGCGCTGATCGCTCTACTTGCTTACGCGCTGACTGGCCGTGAAGGCGGGGTTGCTGCTGCAATCCCCTTGCTTGGTGCACTCGCAATCGGTGCACAACGTCTGCTGCCAGTATTACAACAGCTTTACGGTAGCTGGTCGAGTCTTCGTGGGGGGCAAGCATCGTTAAATGATGTTTTAGATCTAATAGAACAGCCGCTGCCAACCTACGCAAGAAAGCTTTCTAGCGAACCTATTCCGTTTAATCAGTCGATAACACTGAACAACATAAGCTTTCGCTACAGCGATCAAACGCCCTGGGTATTGCAAGACATTAACCTTGAAATACCCAAAGGCGCCCGGGTCGGTTTCATGGGTAGTACAGGCAGTGGCAAGAGCACGCTGCTAGATGTTCTTATGGCGCTTCTGCAGCCCGGTAAAGGCAGCCTGGCAATAGACGACACTACTATCACGGAACAAAACTTTCGCGGCTGGCAGGCGCACATTGCCCATGTTCCGCAGTCTATTTTTCTGGCGGATACGACCATCACTGAAAACATAGCTTTTGGCGTGCCACCAGAGCAAATTGATTACCAGCGCGTTGAAAGAGCAGCCCAGCAAGCCCAGATTGCCAAAACAATCGAGTCTTGGGAAAAGGGCTACAACACCTTTGTGGGTGAGCGGGGGGTGCGCCTTTCGGGCGGGCAGCGCCAGCGAATAGGCATTGCCCGGGCGCTGTATAAGCAGGCAGATGTGATTGTGTTTGATGAGGCGACCAGCGCCCTTGATAACGAAACTGAAAGTGCAGTAATAGAAACTATTAATTCTCTCGGCCAAGATCTAACGATCCTGATGGTCGCTCATCGACTGTCTACCTTTAAATCTTGTGATGCTGTGTATCGACTCGAAGCTGGCCGGATTACAGACTCTGGATCCTCTAAAGATATTTTGGAGCTAAAAAAGTTGATGAGTGCAAACGAAAAATGA
- the rfbF gene encoding glucose-1-phosphate cytidylyltransferase → MKAVILAGGFGTRISEETHLKPKPMIEIGGRPILWHIMKLYSAHGVNDFVICCGYKGYVIKEYFANYFLHMSDITFDMSNNQMEVHQRNAEPWRVTLVDTGDGTATGGRLKRVANYLKNEKAFCFTYGDGVGDLDISKLIDFHYAHGKLATVTAVSPPGRFGSLATKGTEVTGFLEKPRGDGGLINGGFFVLSPKCIDLIEDDQMPWELNPMSELAKRGELMAFEHLGFWQPMDTIREKDLLESLWQSGNAPWKKWA, encoded by the coding sequence ATGAAAGCCGTTATCCTCGCCGGCGGATTCGGAACCCGAATCTCCGAAGAAACTCACCTGAAGCCTAAGCCGATGATCGAAATCGGCGGGCGGCCAATTCTTTGGCACATCATGAAGCTCTACTCTGCGCATGGTGTCAATGACTTTGTGATTTGCTGCGGTTACAAGGGCTATGTCATCAAAGAGTACTTCGCGAATTATTTCTTGCATATGTCTGATATCACTTTTGACATGAGCAACAACCAAATGGAAGTGCATCAGCGTAATGCGGAGCCGTGGCGTGTAACCCTAGTTGATACTGGCGATGGCACAGCCACTGGCGGTCGTCTCAAGAGAGTCGCTAATTACTTAAAAAACGAAAAAGCATTTTGCTTTACTTATGGCGATGGTGTTGGTGATCTTGATATTTCAAAGCTAATCGATTTTCATTATGCCCACGGAAAGCTAGCTACTGTTACGGCCGTTAGCCCGCCCGGAAGGTTTGGTTCCTTGGCTACCAAGGGAACAGAAGTCACTGGGTTTTTGGAAAAACCACGCGGTGACGGCGGGCTAATTAATGGTGGCTTTTTTGTGCTCTCCCCAAAATGTATCGACCTGATTGAAGATGATCAGATGCCTTGGGAGTTAAACCCTATGTCTGAACTAGCTAAGCGCGGGGAGTTGATGGCATTTGAGCATCTCGGCTTTTGGCAACCTATGGATACCATTCGGGAAAAAGACCTTCTCGAGTCCCTCTGGCAGTCGGGCAACGCACCTTGGAAAAAGTGGGCCTAA
- the rfbG gene encoding CDP-glucose 4,6-dehydratase, with the protein MDKDFWQGRRVFLTGHTGFKGSWLSLWLQSLGVQLTGYALRPPTNPSLFEVANVAQGMISIEGDIRDLAHFRESMRSAQPEIVIHMAAQPLVRQSYQDPVETYFTNVMGTVNLFEAVRATPSVKAVVNVTTDKCYENREWVWGYRENDPMGGYDPYSSSKGCAELVSAAYRSSFFNPKDYATHRVAVATARAGNVIGGGDWAKHRLVPDILAAFQKETPAQIRNPHAIRPWQHVLEPLRGYRMLAEKLLKEGPKYAEAWNFGPNDQDAKPVGWLATELTKRWGENAAWNANSGHHPHEAHYLKLDISKARAELDWRPKLRIAEALDLVIDWTKAYAAGTDMNKFTLAQIASYQEVTTT; encoded by the coding sequence ATTGATAAAGACTTTTGGCAGGGGAGGCGAGTTTTCCTCACCGGTCACACTGGGTTTAAGGGAAGTTGGCTCTCTTTGTGGCTGCAAAGTTTAGGCGTTCAGTTAACAGGCTATGCGCTGAGACCTCCCACCAACCCAAGTTTGTTTGAAGTGGCCAACGTTGCACAGGGAATGATTTCCATTGAGGGCGATATTCGCGATCTGGCGCACTTTCGCGAATCGATGCGAAGTGCTCAACCGGAAATTGTTATTCACATGGCAGCCCAGCCTTTGGTGCGTCAGTCATACCAAGACCCGGTGGAGACCTATTTCACTAATGTCATGGGCACGGTAAATCTGTTTGAGGCCGTGCGCGCCACACCAAGTGTCAAGGCGGTTGTGAATGTAACTACTGATAAGTGTTACGAGAACCGAGAGTGGGTTTGGGGTTACCGAGAAAATGACCCCATGGGTGGCTATGACCCTTACAGTAGCAGCAAAGGTTGTGCAGAGCTTGTGAGTGCTGCGTATCGATCGTCTTTCTTTAACCCCAAGGATTATGCAACGCATAGGGTTGCAGTAGCAACAGCACGAGCAGGTAATGTAATCGGCGGCGGTGACTGGGCGAAACACCGCTTGGTGCCCGATATTCTTGCTGCTTTTCAGAAAGAGACGCCTGCTCAAATTCGCAACCCGCATGCGATACGTCCCTGGCAGCATGTGCTGGAACCTTTGCGGGGATATCGCATGCTTGCCGAAAAATTGTTGAAAGAGGGGCCTAAATACGCCGAGGCTTGGAATTTTGGGCCGAATGATCAAGACGCAAAACCTGTGGGATGGCTCGCTACAGAATTGACAAAGCGCTGGGGCGAAAATGCAGCTTGGAACGCGAACTCAGGCCATCACCCGCATGAGGCACATTATCTGAAGCTTGACATTTCCAAGGCGAGAGCCGAACTTGATTGGAGACCAAAGCTACGAATCGCTGAGGCGCTGGATTTGGTAATAGACTGGACCAAGGCATACGCAGCTGGCACAGACATGAACAAATTTACCTTGGCACAAATCGCCAGCTATCAGGAAGTAACCACTACATGA
- the rfbH gene encoding lipopolysaccharide biosynthesis protein RfbH, giving the protein MIQNEKTDNLRAQIAQLVEQYASIAFAQQAFMPGVHVVPPSGKKIGEEELKLMVEASLDGWLTTGRFNDEFERKLAQFIGVKHLITVNSGSSANLVAFNTLTSPKLGDRAIKPGDEVIGVAAGFPTTVNPIIQFGAVPVFVDVELGTYNINASKIEAAISPKTKAIMLAHTLGNPYNLDVVTALCKKYGLWLIEDCCDALGSTYHGQMVGTFGDIGTLSFYPAHHITMGEGGAVFTNDSELKQIAESFRDWGRDCYCAPGKDNTCGKRFCWKLGSLPEGYDHKYTYSHIGYNLKITDVQAACGLAQLAKAESFIQKRKENFAYLRDRLQNCEEFVILPKGIENSDPSWFGFPITLKDNAPVSRVDLLTYLDQNKIGTRLLFAGNLTRQPSMIGKHYRISGGLTNTDVVMNNTFWVGVHPALTEEMLAFTADKINAYLGTSF; this is encoded by the coding sequence ATGATTCAAAACGAAAAAACCGACAATCTGCGCGCCCAGATAGCGCAGCTTGTTGAGCAATACGCCAGCATCGCATTTGCCCAACAAGCATTTATGCCCGGAGTCCACGTTGTTCCCCCTTCAGGGAAAAAGATTGGCGAGGAAGAACTTAAGCTAATGGTTGAAGCATCGCTCGATGGATGGCTAACTACGGGGCGCTTTAACGACGAGTTCGAGAGAAAGCTCGCCCAATTCATTGGCGTTAAGCACTTGATTACTGTCAACTCGGGGTCGTCTGCCAACCTTGTGGCGTTTAATACGCTAACTAGCCCGAAGCTTGGTGACCGTGCGATTAAACCTGGTGATGAAGTAATTGGTGTTGCTGCTGGATTTCCCACCACGGTTAACCCAATTATTCAGTTCGGCGCTGTGCCGGTTTTTGTGGATGTCGAGCTTGGTACCTATAACATTAATGCGAGCAAGATCGAGGCCGCGATTAGCCCAAAAACCAAAGCGATCATGCTCGCCCACACTTTGGGCAATCCGTACAACCTAGATGTGGTGACCGCACTTTGCAAGAAATACGGTCTTTGGCTGATCGAAGATTGTTGCGATGCGCTAGGTTCAACTTATCACGGCCAAATGGTTGGCACTTTTGGCGATATCGGCACGCTTAGCTTTTACCCCGCACACCATATCACTATGGGTGAAGGTGGAGCTGTATTTACCAATGACTCGGAACTAAAACAGATTGCTGAAAGCTTTCGTGATTGGGGGCGGGATTGCTACTGTGCACCGGGTAAAGACAATACCTGTGGCAAGCGGTTTTGCTGGAAGTTGGGTAGCTTGCCGGAGGGCTACGATCATAAGTACACGTACTCGCACATTGGCTACAACCTAAAAATTACCGACGTGCAGGCCGCCTGCGGGCTTGCACAGCTGGCTAAAGCAGAATCTTTTATTCAGAAACGCAAGGAAAATTTTGCCTACCTAAGGGATAGGCTTCAGAACTGCGAAGAGTTCGTTATCCTACCAAAAGGCATCGAGAACTCCGACCCGTCTTGGTTTGGCTTTCCAATTACCTTAAAAGATAACGCCCCGGTTAGCCGGGTTGATCTTTTGACTTACTTGGATCAGAACAAAATCGGTACGCGACTACTATTTGCCGGCAATCTGACCCGTCAGCCCTCAATGATTGGTAAACATTATCGAATAAGTGGCGGGCTAACAAATACGGATGTTGTGATGAACAACACATTTTGGGTAGGCGTTCATCCTGCACTGACTGAGGAAATGCTTGCCTTTACGGCCGACAAGATTAACGCCTACCTAGGAACATCGTTTTGA
- a CDS encoding CBS domain-containing protein: MNPLVDQLTVKTSSSVLEAVKRMEESRFQIVFVVDEHRILQGLITNGDIRRHLLAGGDASDNVHKCMNTHFRSVGVDAGREEILKLFDLGFHVVPRISAQRELLDLVTPDADLASPEAPILTRARAPVRISFSGGGSDVTYFFVERPGAVLSTTVALYSHATLVPRADKEINIYSEDLGTREHYDSLINLLNSPQRSLLGSVVSVIKPTYGFDLYVRSDFPVGSGLGGSSAVATAVVAAFNEMRLDHWSTYEVAELAFQAERLCFGVAGGWQDQYASAFGGFNLIELGGEKNLVHAIRLESTTLNELEQCLIFCDTKAKHDSDALHKQQRSSFSEQAKARYVEEMVELCRVMHKQLIRGDLLEFGKSLGDTWKLKRGLSEGISNERLDSIYSCAIDSGALGGKLMGAGGGGFFMFFVQPQFRQTVTQKLKEKDCAISSFRFETQGVTSWRTKVH; this comes from the coding sequence TTGAATCCACTAGTGGATCAATTAACTGTAAAAACTTCAAGCTCTGTTCTTGAAGCTGTAAAGCGCATGGAAGAGAGTCGATTCCAGATCGTGTTTGTTGTCGATGAACATCGTATTCTTCAGGGGCTAATCACAAACGGTGATATTCGACGGCATCTCTTGGCTGGAGGCGATGCATCGGATAATGTTCATAAATGCATGAATACGCATTTTCGGAGTGTCGGCGTTGATGCGGGTCGAGAGGAAATCTTGAAACTTTTTGATCTAGGTTTCCATGTTGTTCCAAGGATTAGCGCTCAGCGTGAGCTCCTAGATCTGGTAACGCCAGACGCAGATTTGGCCTCACCAGAGGCTCCGATCCTTACCCGGGCTCGCGCTCCCGTAAGGATAAGCTTTTCTGGCGGCGGTTCAGATGTCACATATTTTTTTGTAGAGCGGCCAGGGGCGGTGTTGAGCACCACTGTGGCTTTATATAGCCACGCGACACTCGTGCCGAGGGCTGACAAGGAAATTAATATTTACTCAGAGGATCTTGGCACCCGTGAGCACTACGATAGCCTGATAAATCTACTCAATTCACCACAGCGTAGCTTGCTTGGATCTGTGGTGAGTGTCATTAAGCCCACTTACGGCTTTGATCTTTATGTGCGGTCAGATTTTCCGGTTGGTTCGGGACTAGGCGGCTCTTCCGCTGTGGCTACGGCAGTTGTGGCAGCTTTCAATGAGATGAGGTTGGATCACTGGTCTACCTATGAGGTTGCCGAACTTGCATTTCAGGCCGAAAGGCTTTGTTTTGGCGTTGCCGGAGGCTGGCAAGATCAATATGCGTCTGCTTTTGGTGGATTTAATTTAATCGAGCTCGGTGGTGAGAAGAACCTCGTTCATGCTATTCGACTAGAGTCGACAACATTGAATGAGTTAGAGCAGTGTTTGATATTTTGCGACACCAAAGCCAAGCATGACTCAGATGCTTTGCATAAGCAGCAGCGCTCAAGTTTTTCCGAGCAAGCAAAGGCTAGGTATGTAGAGGAGATGGTTGAGCTATGTCGCGTCATGCACAAGCAACTGATTCGCGGAGATTTACTCGAATTTGGCAAGAGCTTGGGCGATACCTGGAAACTAAAGCGAGGTTTGTCAGAGGGGATTAGTAACGAGCGCCTTGACTCAATATACTCCTGCGCGATTGACTCTGGAGCGTTAGGTGGGAAGCTTATGGGTGCGGGTGGCGGCGGTTTTTTTATGTTTTTTGTGCAGCCACAGTTTCGTCAGACCGTTACGCAGAAGCTTAAGGAAAAAGACTGCGCAATTTCTTCTTTTAGGTTTGAAACACAAGGCGTTACTTCCTGGCGCACAAAGGTTCATTGA